A genomic segment from Triticum dicoccoides isolate Atlit2015 ecotype Zavitan chromosome 1A, WEW_v2.0, whole genome shotgun sequence encodes:
- the LOC119287196 gene encoding VQ motif-containing protein 4-like, protein MEVAAPKQLLPMAPRDPNSPSSSTSSSSPSSAASPSSHRPSPLPPSPRPVPRTIDTTPFPTTFVQADTASFKQVVQMLTGADMPPPAPSSQPQAQSQRPPAAANNKAGAPCRPKKPAFKLYERRSSMKNLKMIAPLAMAAAAGASPRKALPELLSPSVLDFPSLALSPVTPLVSDPFNRSASASPAEQEAAAERAAIARKGFFLHPSPRGGAGEPPPRLLPLFPVTSPRMASASAAPSSE, encoded by the coding sequence ATGGAAGTTGCTGCGCCCAAGCAACTCCTCCCCATGGCGCCGCGGGACCCCAACTCCccgtcctcctccacctcctcctcctcgccgtcctCCGCCGCGTCGCCCTCCAGCCACCGCCCCAGCCCGCTGCCGCCGTCCCCGCGGCCCGTGCCGCGCACCATCGACACCACCCCCTTCCCCACCACCTTCGTCCAGGCCGACACCGCCTCCTTCAAGCAGGTCGTCCAGATGCTCACCGGCGCCGACATGCCGCCGCCGGCACCGTCCTCGCAGCCGCAGGCCCAGAGCCAGAGGCCCCCCGCGGCCGCCAACAACAAGGCCGGCGCCCCGTGCCGGCCCAAGAAGCCGGCTTTCAAGCTCTACGAGCGCCGGAGCAGCATGAAGAACCTCAAGATGATCGCGCCGCTCGCCATGGCGGCCGCCGCGGGGGCGTCGCCGAGGAAGGCGCTGCCGGAGCTGCTGTCGCCCAGCGTGCTCGACTTCCCGTCGCTGGCGCTCAGCCCCGTCACGCCGCTGGTGTCCGACCCCTTCAACCGGTCCGCGTCGGCGTCCCCGGCGGAGCAGGAGGCGGCCGCGGAGCGCGCGGCCATCGCGCGCAAGGGCTTCTTCCTCCACCCGTCCcctcggggcggcgccggcgagcccCCGCCGCGCCTGCTGCCGCTGTTCCCCGTCACCTCCCCCCGGatggcctccgcctccgccgcgccgtCGTCGGAGTGA